In a genomic window of Desulfuromonadales bacterium:
- a CDS encoding THUMP domain-containing protein, translating to MKNLKFELFAVTAPGLEAVCARELAALAMADVRPVSGGVEFTGELRDLYLANLWLRTASRVVVRLGGCRSRDFPELFRKVSRLPWGRFIRPETRVMLRVASHRSRLQHTGRIAATVGEAIDRALGRPAPPADGPEQLVLVRFEDDTCLISVDSSGALLHRRGYREEAAHAPLRETLAAGLLLLLGWDGSVPLLDPMCGSGTLPIEAALIAGNRPPGGQREFAFMTWPRYRPGLWQVLLAEAARGERESDVPIRGADRDPVVLAAARRNAERAGVQGRIDFSPGELGQTSAAGGIGLLLCNPPYGQRLGRETDLRPLFHTLGEVCRIALPGWRVAFLSPSGHLARATGLPLRPVAVLSNGGIAVTLWTT from the coding sequence GTGAAAAACCTAAAATTCGAGCTTTTTGCCGTGACTGCACCAGGGCTGGAGGCGGTCTGTGCCCGGGAGCTGGCGGCGTTGGCCATGGCCGATGTACGACCGGTCAGCGGCGGTGTGGAATTCACCGGGGAGTTGCGTGACCTCTACCTGGCCAACCTCTGGCTGCGCACCGCCAGTCGGGTGGTGGTGCGACTTGGCGGATGCAGAAGCCGTGATTTTCCCGAACTCTTTCGCAAGGTTTCGCGGCTTCCCTGGGGGCGTTTTATCCGGCCGGAAACCCGCGTCATGTTGCGGGTCGCCAGTCACCGTTCGCGTCTCCAGCACACCGGTCGCATCGCTGCTACCGTGGGTGAGGCGATCGACCGGGCGCTCGGGCGTCCGGCACCGCCGGCCGACGGCCCCGAACAACTTGTTCTGGTCCGTTTCGAAGACGATACCTGCCTCATTTCAGTGGATAGCTCGGGCGCGCTGCTGCATCGCAGAGGCTATCGCGAAGAAGCTGCCCATGCTCCCCTGCGCGAGACTCTGGCGGCGGGTCTACTGCTGCTGCTCGGCTGGGATGGCTCGGTCCCTCTGCTTGACCCCATGTGCGGTTCGGGAACTCTCCCCATTGAGGCCGCCCTGATTGCCGGCAACCGGCCTCCGGGCGGCCAGCGAGAGTTCGCCTTCATGACCTGGCCCCGATATCGACCAGGGCTTTGGCAGGTGCTGCTGGCCGAAGCTGCGCGGGGCGAACGGGAGAGCGACGTTCCCATCCGTGGGGCCGACCGTGATCCCGTTGTGCTGGCTGCCGCCCGCCGCAATGCCGAGCGGGCCGGCGTTCAGGGCAGGATCGACTTCTCCCCGGGCGAGTTGGGGCAAACCTCGGCCGCCGGGGGGATCGGCCTGCTGCTGTGTAACCCGCCTTACGGACAGCGGTTGGGTCGCGAGACGGATCTGCGGCCGCTCTTCCACACTCTGGGAGAGGTCTGCCGGATCGCCCTGCCGGGCTGGCGGGTGGCTTTCCTCTCCCCTTCAGGTCATCTTGCCAGGGCCACCGGTCTTCCTTTGCGTCCGGTCGCGGTTCTGAGCAACGGGGGGATTGCGGTGACTCTCTGGACAACTTGA
- the rpsU gene encoding 30S ribosomal protein S21 — MEIQVVDNNVEKAIRVLKRKLQQEGLFREMKQRKYYEKPSVKRKRKEKEAQRRLRKKMRLMRTD, encoded by the coding sequence GTGGAAATCCAGGTCGTCGACAACAACGTCGAGAAGGCCATCCGGGTTCTCAAGCGCAAGCTGCAGCAGGAAGGGCTCTTCCGGGAAATGAAGCAGCGCAAGTATTACGAGAAACCCAGCGTCAAGCGTAAGCGCAAGGAAAAGGAGGCCCAGCGCCGCCTGCGCAAGAAAATGCGCCTGATGAGGACCGATTGA